The following coding sequences are from one Humulus lupulus chromosome X, drHumLupu1.1, whole genome shotgun sequence window:
- the LOC133804547 gene encoding beta-galactosidase 9-like: MIQNYGAFLEKDGARFRGQVKLTGFQNGDIDLSKSLWTYQVGLKGEFLKIYAAEENEKAGWTDLTPDADPSILTI, from the exons ATGATACAGAATTATGGTGCATTCTTGGAGAAAGACGGAGCAAGGTTTAGAGGGCAAGTTAAACTTACTGGATTTCAAAATGGGGATATAGACCTCTCAAAGTCTTTATGGACCTACCAG GTTGGGCTCAAGGGAGAATTCTTGAAGATATATGCTgcagaagaaaatgaaaaggcaGGGTGGACTGATTTAACTCCAGATGCTGATCCATCGATATTAACAATTTGA